The proteins below come from a single Vanacampus margaritifer isolate UIUO_Vmar chromosome 10, RoL_Vmar_1.0, whole genome shotgun sequence genomic window:
- the podxl2 gene encoding uncharacterized protein podxl2 isoform X2 codes for MRKIMMRCTAADMAGLLLFAFVMLIALPLSESFVSQPRNPDDPKRAPLGGDTESSLEEASGSFGRLERHHVVKRTHATLDLDTMIGYAPPSAPPDLPQEIGPHQVLEAELDEGGHFSGFGVLRSSVLASTTTTGTEASSDIATATAAPETGTGTDFGLLGVKDFSHNVTAAHVDVDTGMMQPKEEKEEEGNETRATPTSDVSPNGGLAETSWDWMTRPPQEAHVVCVDWTQPSGHGYVILNMTHNLNCEEFRGDGGVHLLKTMERRFARRMNSPEGSWVIYLSKPTHQQRQMLMHVASEHGVMSTKDLLNLLGEMRPSLNKVGIQDYGAPSTCPPRRSPSQRSDYSKLFVVLVVIGSVCLAIITSGFIYICWQRRPPTTKTTFHAEELRFVENGCHDNPTLDVAGDNQPDNRPEDHQEEDEEQKKKKRPSTNGLVAGGQGQGGEDNPRWQVFVNQAAAEEEDEEEEEDTHL; via the exons ATGAGGAAGATCATGATGAGGTGTACTGCGGCGGACATGGCGGGCCTGCTCCTCTTCGCATTCGTCATGCTAATTG CATTGCCGCTCTCTGAGTCCTTTGTGTCGCAGCCCCGGAACCCG GACGACCCAAAGAGGGCGCCACTGGGTGGGGACACAGAATCTTCCCTGGAGGAGGCCTCGGGTTCATTCGGACGTCTTGAGAGGCATCACGTGGTCAAGAGGACGCACGCCACGCTTGACCTGGATACCATGATTG GGTACGCGCCTCCCTCAGCACCTCCTGACCTCCCCCAGGAGATCGGGCCTCACCAG GTTTTGGAGGCGGAGCTTGATGAAGGCGGTCACTTCAGCGGTTTTGGCGTTCTTCGCTCTTCCGTGTTAGCGTCAACAACAACGACAGGCACGGAGGCGTCTTCAGACATCGCCACAGCGACAGCGGCACCCGAGACGGGCACAGGCACAGACTTTGGACTGCTGGGGGTCAAAG ATTTTAGCCACAATGTGACTGCGGCGCACGTTGACGTGGACACCGGCATGATGCAGCCCAAAGAGGAGAAAGAAGAGGAGGGAAATGAAACCAGGGCCACGCCCACCTCGGATGTTTCGCCCAATGGGGGCTTAGCTGAAACCAGCTGGGACTGGATGACCAGGCCCCCTCAGGAGGCACAT GTGGTGTGCGTGGACTGGACGCAACCGAGTGGGCACGGCTACGTCATCCTCAACATGACACACAATCTCAACTGT GAGGAATTCCGCGGTGACGGCGGCGTGCACCTGCTGAAGACGATGGAGCGCCGCTTTGCGCGGCGCATGAACAGCCCCGAGGGATCGTGGGTAATTTACCTAAGCAAGCCCACGCACCAACAACGGCAGATGCTGATGCACGTGGCGTCTGAGCATG GTGTAATGTCCACCAAGGACCTGCTGAACCTGCTGGGAGAAATGCGTCCAAGTTTAAACAAG GTGGGCATCCAGGACTACGGCGCGCCCTCTACATGCCCGCCCCGCCGCAGTCCGTCCCAGCGCAGCGACTACAGCAAACTCTTTGTGGTCCTGGTGGTCATCGGCTCGGTCTGCTTGGCCATCATCACGTCAGGCTTCATCTACATCTGCTGGCAGAGGCGGCCCCCGACCACCAAGACCACC TTCCACGCCGAGGAGCTTCGCTTTGTGGAGAATGGTTGCCACGACAACCCTACCCTGGACGTGGCGGGCGACAACCAGCCTGACAACCGGCCCGAAGACCAccaagaagaagatgaagaacagaagaagaaaaagaggccTAGTACCAATGGACTGGTGGCGGGAGGCCAAGGCCA
- the podxl2 gene encoding uncharacterized protein podxl2 isoform X1, which yields MRKIMMRCTAADMAGLLLFAFVMLIALPLSESFVSQPRNPDDPKRAPLGGDTESSLEEASGSFGRLERHHVVKRTHATLDLDTMIGYAPPSAPPDLPQEIGPHQFEVLEAELDEGGHFSGFGVLRSSVLASTTTTGTEASSDIATATAAPETGTGTDFGLLGVKDFSHNVTAAHVDVDTGMMQPKEEKEEEGNETRATPTSDVSPNGGLAETSWDWMTRPPQEAHVVCVDWTQPSGHGYVILNMTHNLNCEEFRGDGGVHLLKTMERRFARRMNSPEGSWVIYLSKPTHQQRQMLMHVASEHGVMSTKDLLNLLGEMRPSLNKVGIQDYGAPSTCPPRRSPSQRSDYSKLFVVLVVIGSVCLAIITSGFIYICWQRRPPTTKTTFHAEELRFVENGCHDNPTLDVAGDNQPDNRPEDHQEEDEEQKKKKRPSTNGLVAGGQGQGGEDNPRWQVFVNQAAAEEEDEEEEEDTHL from the exons ATGAGGAAGATCATGATGAGGTGTACTGCGGCGGACATGGCGGGCCTGCTCCTCTTCGCATTCGTCATGCTAATTG CATTGCCGCTCTCTGAGTCCTTTGTGTCGCAGCCCCGGAACCCG GACGACCCAAAGAGGGCGCCACTGGGTGGGGACACAGAATCTTCCCTGGAGGAGGCCTCGGGTTCATTCGGACGTCTTGAGAGGCATCACGTGGTCAAGAGGACGCACGCCACGCTTGACCTGGATACCATGATTG GGTACGCGCCTCCCTCAGCACCTCCTGACCTCCCCCAGGAGATCGGGCCTCACCA GTTTGAGGTTTTGGAGGCGGAGCTTGATGAAGGCGGTCACTTCAGCGGTTTTGGCGTTCTTCGCTCTTCCGTGTTAGCGTCAACAACAACGACAGGCACGGAGGCGTCTTCAGACATCGCCACAGCGACAGCGGCACCCGAGACGGGCACAGGCACAGACTTTGGACTGCTGGGGGTCAAAG ATTTTAGCCACAATGTGACTGCGGCGCACGTTGACGTGGACACCGGCATGATGCAGCCCAAAGAGGAGAAAGAAGAGGAGGGAAATGAAACCAGGGCCACGCCCACCTCGGATGTTTCGCCCAATGGGGGCTTAGCTGAAACCAGCTGGGACTGGATGACCAGGCCCCCTCAGGAGGCACAT GTGGTGTGCGTGGACTGGACGCAACCGAGTGGGCACGGCTACGTCATCCTCAACATGACACACAATCTCAACTGT GAGGAATTCCGCGGTGACGGCGGCGTGCACCTGCTGAAGACGATGGAGCGCCGCTTTGCGCGGCGCATGAACAGCCCCGAGGGATCGTGGGTAATTTACCTAAGCAAGCCCACGCACCAACAACGGCAGATGCTGATGCACGTGGCGTCTGAGCATG GTGTAATGTCCACCAAGGACCTGCTGAACCTGCTGGGAGAAATGCGTCCAAGTTTAAACAAG GTGGGCATCCAGGACTACGGCGCGCCCTCTACATGCCCGCCCCGCCGCAGTCCGTCCCAGCGCAGCGACTACAGCAAACTCTTTGTGGTCCTGGTGGTCATCGGCTCGGTCTGCTTGGCCATCATCACGTCAGGCTTCATCTACATCTGCTGGCAGAGGCGGCCCCCGACCACCAAGACCACC TTCCACGCCGAGGAGCTTCGCTTTGTGGAGAATGGTTGCCACGACAACCCTACCCTGGACGTGGCGGGCGACAACCAGCCTGACAACCGGCCCGAAGACCAccaagaagaagatgaagaacagaagaagaaaaagaggccTAGTACCAATGGACTGGTGGCGGGAGGCCAAGGCCA
- the podxl2 gene encoding uncharacterized protein podxl2 isoform X3, with protein MRKIMMRCTAADMAGLLLFAFVMLIALPLSESFVSQPRNPDDPKRAPLGGDTESSLEEASGSFGRLERHHVVKRTHATLDLDTMIGYAPPSAPPDLPQEIGPHQFEVLEAELDEGGHFSGFGVLRSSVLASTTTTGTEASSDIATATAAPETGTGTDFGLLGVKDFSHNVTAAHVDVDTGMMQPKEEKEEEGNETRATPTSDVSPNGGLAETSWDWMTRPPQEAHEEFRGDGGVHLLKTMERRFARRMNSPEGSWVIYLSKPTHQQRQMLMHVASEHGVMSTKDLLNLLGEMRPSLNKVGIQDYGAPSTCPPRRSPSQRSDYSKLFVVLVVIGSVCLAIITSGFIYICWQRRPPTTKTTFHAEELRFVENGCHDNPTLDVAGDNQPDNRPEDHQEEDEEQKKKKRPSTNGLVAGGQGQGGEDNPRWQVFVNQAAAEEEDEEEEEDTHL; from the exons ATGAGGAAGATCATGATGAGGTGTACTGCGGCGGACATGGCGGGCCTGCTCCTCTTCGCATTCGTCATGCTAATTG CATTGCCGCTCTCTGAGTCCTTTGTGTCGCAGCCCCGGAACCCG GACGACCCAAAGAGGGCGCCACTGGGTGGGGACACAGAATCTTCCCTGGAGGAGGCCTCGGGTTCATTCGGACGTCTTGAGAGGCATCACGTGGTCAAGAGGACGCACGCCACGCTTGACCTGGATACCATGATTG GGTACGCGCCTCCCTCAGCACCTCCTGACCTCCCCCAGGAGATCGGGCCTCACCA GTTTGAGGTTTTGGAGGCGGAGCTTGATGAAGGCGGTCACTTCAGCGGTTTTGGCGTTCTTCGCTCTTCCGTGTTAGCGTCAACAACAACGACAGGCACGGAGGCGTCTTCAGACATCGCCACAGCGACAGCGGCACCCGAGACGGGCACAGGCACAGACTTTGGACTGCTGGGGGTCAAAG ATTTTAGCCACAATGTGACTGCGGCGCACGTTGACGTGGACACCGGCATGATGCAGCCCAAAGAGGAGAAAGAAGAGGAGGGAAATGAAACCAGGGCCACGCCCACCTCGGATGTTTCGCCCAATGGGGGCTTAGCTGAAACCAGCTGGGACTGGATGACCAGGCCCCCTCAGGAGGCACAT GAGGAATTCCGCGGTGACGGCGGCGTGCACCTGCTGAAGACGATGGAGCGCCGCTTTGCGCGGCGCATGAACAGCCCCGAGGGATCGTGGGTAATTTACCTAAGCAAGCCCACGCACCAACAACGGCAGATGCTGATGCACGTGGCGTCTGAGCATG GTGTAATGTCCACCAAGGACCTGCTGAACCTGCTGGGAGAAATGCGTCCAAGTTTAAACAAG GTGGGCATCCAGGACTACGGCGCGCCCTCTACATGCCCGCCCCGCCGCAGTCCGTCCCAGCGCAGCGACTACAGCAAACTCTTTGTGGTCCTGGTGGTCATCGGCTCGGTCTGCTTGGCCATCATCACGTCAGGCTTCATCTACATCTGCTGGCAGAGGCGGCCCCCGACCACCAAGACCACC TTCCACGCCGAGGAGCTTCGCTTTGTGGAGAATGGTTGCCACGACAACCCTACCCTGGACGTGGCGGGCGACAACCAGCCTGACAACCGGCCCGAAGACCAccaagaagaagatgaagaacagaagaagaaaaagaggccTAGTACCAATGGACTGGTGGCGGGAGGCCAAGGCCA